Proteins encoded in a region of the Mucilaginibacter sabulilitoris genome:
- a CDS encoding DUF3078 domain-containing protein, with the protein MKKLSLLLAALLITVISYAQDAPKADTTKIWTIHGENTFLISQSSYSNWSAGGVNAFAGNLIFNYDFNYKRDKWSWDNKVILGYGLSKQQDAGWRKNDDRIILNSLLGRQASQYWLYTFYMNFQTQFTKGYDYTTEPKTLISNIFAPAYLTFGPGFAYKRSDNFRVNISPAAARIIMVNDDYLSSIGAFGVTPGSKSLFQFGASLDAYYKVNLVQNISLENILKLYSDYLHKPGDIYTDYTANLFMKVNKFVTVNAGVQLIYDGKTRIPNEDGSTKIALQVKQILGAGITYKF; encoded by the coding sequence ATGAAAAAACTCAGTTTATTATTAGCCGCGTTGCTCATAACTGTGATCAGTTATGCGCAGGATGCCCCCAAAGCCGACACTACAAAAATATGGACAATTCACGGCGAAAACACATTTCTGATCAGTCAAAGTTCCTATTCTAACTGGTCGGCCGGTGGCGTAAATGCCTTTGCCGGTAACCTTATTTTCAATTATGATTTTAATTATAAAAGAGATAAATGGAGCTGGGATAATAAGGTGATACTGGGATATGGTTTAAGCAAGCAACAGGATGCAGGCTGGCGCAAAAACGACGATAGAATAATTCTGAACAGTTTGCTCGGGCGGCAGGCTTCCCAATACTGGTTGTACACCTTTTATATGAATTTCCAGACCCAATTTACCAAAGGGTATGATTATACTACGGAGCCTAAAACATTAATCTCGAATATTTTTGCCCCGGCTTACCTTACTTTCGGGCCGGGTTTTGCCTATAAGCGTTCAGATAATTTCAGGGTAAATATATCGCCTGCGGCCGCTCGTATCATTATGGTGAATGATGATTATCTTTCTTCGATAGGGGCATTTGGTGTTACACCCGGCAGCAAAAGCCTTTTCCAGTTTGGCGCTTCGCTCGATGCTTATTACAAGGTTAACCTGGTGCAGAACATCAGCCTCGAAAATATCCTGAAACTATATTCCGATTATTTACACAAGCCCGGAGATATCTATACTGATTATACCGCAAATCTTTTTATGAAAGTAAACAAGTTTGTTACGGTTAATGCGGGTGTGCAACTCATTTATGATGGTAAAACCAGAATCCCGAATGAAGATGGCAGCACCAAGATTGCCCTTCAGGTAAAACAGATTTTAGGCGCGGGTATAACATATAAGTTCTAA
- a CDS encoding DUF6807 domain-containing protein — protein MTTFKALGFVIAMTALSSITQAQKKEQVTVSKSPNENKVDIAIGGKPFTTFLYPETLEKPVLYPLHAANGTVVTRGFPLNPKPDEPTDHPHHLGLWFNFENLNGLDFWNNSYAIPQSKKSSYGWIRTDRILEAKGGKTGVLAYHANWTNQQKEVILEETTRFEFSGDENQRIIDRVTTLKASKDAVFKDAKDGMLGLRLAHELQIPETADQKFTDDKGNVTVVKGGSDHIANGTYLTSAGKTGNDAWSTRGVWCKVYGKMGADSVSIAIIDHPKNVNYPTFWHARGYGLFAANPLGEKIFTNGKSEKNLTLKTGESVTFRYCIVITNGKQTVSAAQLNEMAASFGKK, from the coding sequence ATGACCACATTTAAAGCTTTAGGTTTTGTTATAGCAATGACTGCCTTATCCTCCATAACGCAAGCTCAAAAAAAGGAGCAGGTAACTGTATCAAAATCCCCAAATGAAAATAAAGTAGATATAGCTATCGGCGGTAAACCATTCACTACCTTCCTGTACCCCGAGACGCTGGAGAAACCGGTATTATATCCGTTGCATGCGGCCAATGGTACTGTGGTTACCCGTGGTTTTCCGCTTAATCCTAAGCCCGATGAACCTACAGATCATCCGCATCACCTTGGCCTTTGGTTTAATTTTGAAAACCTGAACGGACTCGATTTCTGGAATAATTCGTACGCAATCCCTCAAAGTAAAAAAAGCTCGTATGGCTGGATCCGTACCGACCGCATCCTGGAAGCTAAGGGTGGCAAAACTGGGGTACTTGCCTATCATGCCAACTGGACCAATCAGCAAAAAGAGGTAATATTGGAGGAAACCACCCGGTTTGAGTTTAGCGGTGATGAAAACCAACGGATTATCGATAGGGTTACTACATTAAAAGCAAGTAAGGACGCCGTATTTAAAGATGCTAAAGATGGCATGCTGGGCTTGCGCCTTGCACATGAGCTGCAAATACCAGAAACTGCCGATCAGAAATTTACTGATGATAAGGGAAATGTTACGGTAGTAAAGGGCGGATCGGACCATATCGCTAATGGTACTTACCTAACCAGCGCAGGTAAAACAGGCAACGATGCCTGGAGTACCCGTGGTGTATGGTGCAAGGTGTATGGTAAAATGGGTGCCGATTCGGTGAGCATTGCTATTATTGATCATCCTAAAAATGTTAATTACCCTACATTTTGGCATGCCCGTGGCTATGGCCTGTTCGCGGCCAATCCGCTTGGCGAAAAGATTTTTACCAATGGCAAATCTGAAAAAAACCTGACGCTTAAAACAGGCGAATCGGTTACTTTTCGGTATTGCATTGTAATTACCAATGGTAAGCAAACTGTTAGCGCTGCTCAACTTAACGAAATGGCAGCAAGTTTTGGAAAGAAATAG
- a CDS encoding RrF2 family transcriptional regulator, with the protein MAIFSKTCEYAIRAVFFIAHKTASGSRVGIKDIAIGIDSPEPFLAKILQDLSRKGLISSFKGPHGGFYMDAPALSRPLSEIVEAVDGNSLFNGCALGLKQCSEINPCPLHNEFKDIRNRIHLMLSTTTIGNFNEELMYGLLSLKK; encoded by the coding sequence ATGGCAATTTTTTCAAAAACATGTGAGTACGCTATAAGAGCTGTATTTTTTATAGCGCACAAAACGGCATCAGGCAGCAGGGTAGGTATTAAAGATATTGCCATCGGTATCGACTCGCCCGAACCTTTTCTGGCTAAAATACTGCAGGACCTAAGCCGTAAAGGACTTATTAGTTCTTTCAAAGGGCCGCATGGCGGCTTTTATATGGATGCACCTGCTTTATCGCGCCCGTTGAGTGAAATAGTAGAGGCTGTGGATGGCAATAGTTTATTTAATGGATGTGCCCTTGGCTTAAAACAATGCTCTGAAATTAACCCCTGCCCGCTGCATAACGAGTTTAAGGATATCCGTAACCGGATACATCTGATGCTCAGTACAACCACCATCGGCAACTTTAATGAGGAGCTTATGTATGGTTTACTCTCCCTAAAAAAATGA
- a CDS encoding DUF1624 domain-containing protein yields MSTVIKNRITSIDFLRGTIMIIMALDHVRDYLFSGSFLYDPLDLTKTSGIVFFTRWITHFCAPIFMLLAGTSAYLIGRKKTKKELSVFLIKRGLWLIFLELVVVNFGWNFNITFPMLFFITIWALGISMIILAAFIHLPQKLILGICIVIIAGHNLFDNVHVAGNSLPAFGWSLIHDQQFFTWHQEIFLVGYPIVPLMAIMPLGYCLGSWYAADYDARKRQRNLLLLGSFAIALFIILRYTNLYGDPVKWSVQKDAFFTFLSFIKVNKYPPSLLYVLLTLGGAFLFLSFTEKLKGSVVKVVSVYGRVPMFYYLIHIYVIHLVAIIASALTPGQNWKIWFLTKPIWFTTDLKGYGFSLPVAYLVWIGIVAALYPLCKRYDAYKQANKAKWWLSYL; encoded by the coding sequence ATGAGCACAGTTATTAAGAACCGGATCACATCTATTGATTTCCTTCGCGGCACCATTATGATCATTATGGCCCTCGACCATGTAAGGGATTACTTATTTTCAGGCTCGTTTCTTTATGACCCGCTTGATCTCACAAAAACAAGCGGCATAGTATTTTTTACCCGGTGGATTACTCATTTTTGCGCACCAATATTTATGCTGCTCGCAGGAACTTCTGCATACCTGATCGGGCGGAAGAAAACTAAAAAGGAGTTATCTGTATTCCTCATAAAAAGAGGACTATGGCTCATCTTTCTGGAACTGGTAGTAGTTAATTTCGGCTGGAATTTCAACATTACTTTCCCTATGCTCTTCTTTATTACAATTTGGGCATTGGGCATTAGTATGATCATACTGGCGGCATTTATCCATTTGCCCCAAAAACTCATCCTCGGCATTTGTATCGTCATAATCGCAGGGCATAACCTTTTTGATAATGTTCATGTGGCAGGTAATTCACTACCGGCTTTTGGCTGGTCGCTAATTCACGATCAGCAGTTTTTTACCTGGCATCAGGAGATTTTCCTGGTAGGCTATCCCATCGTCCCATTAATGGCTATAATGCCGCTGGGGTATTGTCTTGGCTCGTGGTATGCCGCAGATTACGATGCGCGCAAAAGACAAAGGAATTTATTGCTGCTTGGCTCTTTCGCCATTGCCTTGTTTATCATTTTGCGTTACACTAATCTGTATGGCGACCCAGTAAAATGGAGCGTACAAAAAGATGCCTTTTTCACCTTCCTTTCCTTTATCAAAGTAAATAAATACCCTCCATCCCTGCTATATGTTTTACTGACATTGGGCGGGGCATTTTTATTTCTTTCATTTACCGAAAAATTAAAAGGGAGTGTTGTAAAGGTGGTTTCCGTATATGGCAGGGTGCCTATGTTTTATTATCTTATTCATATTTACGTGATCCATTTGGTGGCCATCATTGCATCAGCATTAACACCCGGCCAAAACTGGAAAATATGGTTCCTGACAAAACCCATCTGGTTTACTACAGATTTGAAAGGTTATGGATTTTCATTGCCGGTTGCTTATTTAGTTTGGATAGGAATAGTGGCGGCTTTATATCCTTTATGTAAACGCTATGATGCTTATAAACAGGCCAACAAAGCAAAATGGTGGTTGAGCTATTTGTAA
- a CDS encoding NADP-dependent oxidoreductase → MKAIILTENGDIDKLVLKEIDKPVIKADEVLIKTKAIGINPVDTFVRKDEAYVKRKLLIAPGEQMILGWDVSGTVVEAGKDVTEFKVGDEVFGMVKFPGHAKAYAEYVAAPESHLALKPANISHTEAAAATLAALTAWQALVTNAKVKSGDKVLIHSAAGGVGHYAVQIAKYFGAYVIGTGSGASEEFILAQGADEFINYGKEKFEDNVQDADIVIDGLFGDHILRSIDAVKRGGRLVSLIAFFEGEIAEKAKAKGVQTYRLAVESNGDDMKQIADMLKEGSLKSYISDVFSFEDIPAAHEMVESGKTRGKIVIEL, encoded by the coding sequence ATGAAAGCAATAATATTAACAGAAAACGGCGATATAGATAAACTGGTTTTAAAAGAAATTGACAAACCTGTTATTAAAGCCGATGAGGTTTTGATAAAAACAAAGGCTATTGGCATTAACCCTGTTGATACTTTTGTACGGAAAGATGAGGCTTACGTAAAAAGAAAATTGTTAATAGCACCAGGCGAGCAGATGATATTAGGATGGGATGTATCGGGCACCGTTGTAGAGGCCGGGAAAGACGTAACTGAATTTAAAGTTGGCGATGAAGTGTTTGGAATGGTAAAATTTCCAGGCCATGCCAAAGCTTATGCGGAGTATGTGGCCGCACCTGAAAGCCATTTGGCCCTAAAACCTGCCAATATATCGCATACCGAGGCTGCTGCGGCAACACTTGCCGCTTTAACCGCGTGGCAGGCACTGGTTACTAATGCGAAAGTAAAATCCGGCGATAAAGTGCTTATTCATTCGGCAGCGGGTGGGGTAGGTCATTATGCTGTTCAGATAGCCAAATATTTTGGAGCTTACGTAATAGGTACAGGATCGGGAGCGAGCGAGGAGTTTATATTAGCACAGGGCGCCGATGAGTTTATTAATTACGGTAAGGAAAAGTTTGAGGACAACGTACAAGACGCTGATATTGTGATCGACGGGCTGTTTGGCGACCACATATTACGTTCAATAGATGCTGTTAAACGCGGCGGCAGGTTAGTAAGCCTTATCGCTTTTTTTGAGGGCGAAATTGCTGAAAAGGCAAAGGCTAAAGGAGTGCAAACTTACCGGCTTGCGGTAGAATCAAACGGTGACGATATGAAACAGATAGCAGATATGCTGAAAGAAGGCAGCCTGAAATCATACATTTCTGATGTGTTTAGTTTTGAGGATATCCCTGCTGCGCATGAAATGGTGGAGAGCGGCAAAACCAGGGGTAAAATAGTGATTGAATTATAA
- a CDS encoding Gfo/Idh/MocA family protein codes for MEKSRRTFIRQAALAGAGVIIAKNSWSAKSYKRIIGANDRVRVGVVGFSDRHRSSHIPSFMNHYKELNFEVVAVSDIWSRRREEGAAIWKEKMQNDVKAYRNNEELYDSKTVDAVFISTADFQHARHAIEAVKAGCDAYVEKPFAETMEDNRAALKAVKESGKIVQIGSQRRSGANYHAANDFIRSGKFGDITMVELTWNVNQPGRWRRPELLGVLKEQDTDWKRFIMNRPYEAFNPRIYLEYRLFWPYSSGLPGQWMSHQIDTVHWFTGLKHPRSVVANGGIYMWKDGRRNWDTILAAFDYGPLDDPSKGFQVTFGSRMHNGDEHPAEIYYSNGGELNLNTNKVSPEGGLKEKMAAAMGMKANLLPELSLENTEQVVASANTGGDKLTSNHVRNWMECVRSRKQPNAPVEAGYSHSIANIMTNAAVHTGYKATFDESTQEVMANGKVFKY; via the coding sequence ATGGAAAAATCACGCCGTACTTTTATCAGGCAGGCCGCGTTGGCCGGTGCCGGTGTAATAATTGCTAAAAACAGCTGGAGCGCTAAAAGCTATAAACGCATCATAGGCGCTAACGACCGCGTGCGGGTTGGTGTTGTTGGCTTTTCAGACAGGCATCGCAGTTCGCATATCCCCAGCTTTATGAACCACTACAAGGAGCTTAATTTTGAGGTGGTTGCGGTATCTGATATCTGGAGCCGCCGCCGGGAAGAGGGCGCTGCCATCTGGAAAGAAAAAATGCAGAATGATGTAAAGGCCTATCGTAATAACGAAGAATTATACGACAGTAAAACCGTTGATGCGGTATTTATCAGTACTGCCGATTTTCAGCATGCCCGCCATGCTATTGAAGCAGTGAAAGCCGGATGCGATGCTTATGTTGAAAAACCTTTTGCCGAAACCATGGAAGATAACCGGGCCGCTCTTAAAGCAGTTAAGGAATCGGGCAAAATTGTACAAATAGGATCGCAGCGTCGTAGTGGTGCCAATTATCATGCGGCTAATGATTTTATCCGTTCGGGTAAATTCGGCGATATCACTATGGTTGAGCTTACCTGGAATGTTAACCAGCCAGGCCGCTGGCGCAGACCGGAACTGCTCGGCGTACTTAAAGAGCAAGATACCGACTGGAAACGCTTTATTATGAACCGCCCGTACGAGGCATTTAATCCGCGTATATATTTAGAGTATCGTTTGTTTTGGCCATATTCATCAGGTTTGCCTGGTCAGTGGATGAGCCACCAGATAGATACCGTACACTGGTTTACCGGCCTGAAACATCCGCGCAGCGTAGTAGCTAACGGTGGTATTTACATGTGGAAAGATGGTCGCCGTAACTGGGATACTATTTTGGCTGCATTTGATTATGGTCCGCTTGATGATCCGTCAAAAGGTTTCCAGGTAACTTTTGGTTCGCGTATGCATAACGGCGACGAACACCCTGCCGAAATTTATTATTCTAATGGTGGTGAGCTAAACCTGAATACCAATAAGGTATCGCCCGAGGGTGGTTTAAAAGAAAAAATGGCCGCCGCTATGGGCATGAAAGCTAACCTGCTGCCCGAATTAAGCCTTGAAAATACCGAACAGGTAGTAGCTTCGGCCAATACCGGTGGCGATAAGCTTACATCGAACCATGTTCGCAACTGGATGGAATGTGTACGCAGCCGTAAACAACCAAATGCTCCGGTTGAAGCTGGTTACAGCCACTCAATAGCCAACATCATGACCAATGCAGCTGTACATACCGGTTATAAAGCTACATTTGATGAAAGCACACAGGAGGTAATGGCCAACGGAAAGGTATTTAAATATTAA
- a CDS encoding dienelactone hydrolase family protein: MSEINKEDIKQEVFDLYDDYAHSRIDRRAFVQKLSIYAVGGLTVPALMSFLMPNYQSSTQVKADDPRLKSEYVNYPSPKGGGTIKGLLSKPADATKKLGGIVVVHENRGLNPYIEDVARQAALAGFITLAPDALTPLGGYPGNDDEGRTMQSKRDKGQMEEDFIAAFEYLKNHKDCNGKVGVVGFCFGGGIANMMAVRIPDLAAAVPFYGSQPAIADVPKIKAPLLLHYASLDTRITEGWPAYEAALKANGKKYQAFIYENANHGFHNNTTPRYDKAAAELAWKRTIDFFKEYLS, from the coding sequence ATGAGCGAAATTAATAAAGAAGACATCAAGCAGGAAGTGTTTGATCTTTATGACGATTATGCGCACAGTCGCATCGACCGACGTGCATTTGTGCAAAAGCTGTCTATTTATGCAGTGGGTGGCTTAACCGTACCTGCGCTGATGAGTTTCCTGATGCCTAATTATCAAAGCTCTACCCAGGTTAAGGCAGATGATCCCCGACTAAAATCGGAATATGTCAATTACCCCTCTCCAAAAGGTGGCGGAACCATTAAAGGGTTGTTATCAAAACCTGCCGACGCGACAAAAAAACTTGGCGGCATAGTGGTTGTTCATGAGAACAGGGGCTTAAACCCCTATATTGAAGATGTAGCAAGACAGGCTGCCCTGGCCGGATTTATTACGCTCGCGCCCGATGCGTTGACACCTTTGGGCGGTTACCCGGGTAATGATGACGAAGGGCGTACCATGCAAAGTAAGCGGGACAAGGGCCAAATGGAGGAAGATTTTATAGCCGCCTTTGAATACCTGAAAAATCATAAAGATTGTAATGGCAAAGTGGGTGTAGTGGGTTTTTGCTTTGGCGGGGGAATTGCCAATATGATGGCCGTAAGGATCCCCGATCTGGCGGCAGCTGTTCCATTTTATGGAAGCCAGCCGGCCATTGCGGATGTGCCTAAAATTAAAGCGCCCTTACTGCTGCATTATGCGTCGCTGGATACCCGGATCACGGAAGGCTGGCCGGCTTATGAAGCTGCCTTAAAAGCTAATGGCAAAAAATACCAAGCTTTCATTTATGAAAATGCAAATCACGGTTTTCATAACAATACTACTCCCCGCTATGACAAAGCCGCGGCAGAACTTGCTTGGAAACGGACCATTGATTTTTTTAAAGAGTATTTGAGCTAA
- the hmpA gene encoding NO-inducible flavohemoprotein, protein MKTEQKILITATVPVLKENGVLLTKYFYNRMFTHHPELRNMFNMGNQQSGKQQTALAMAVLAYAEHIADPTVLIPVVDRIGQKHISLDIRPEHYIIVGRHLIASIQEVLGDAASPEIVDAWTAAYNQLAALMSGHEANLYEQQTNRTNGWTGWRPFKVGKKMLESAEITSFYLYPADGGKVTPHQPGQFISVRLFLPQLNLKQARQYSVSSAPGNEYYRISVKKEKGTNLDTDGMISNRLHDFINENDIVDLTAPAGNFTLAPDIDAPVTLISGGVGITPLLSMLNSLVESDYSHPITWLHGCRDESVHAFRNQLNDIVKTKTNVQQHVFYNQATDENKDAGVLEGFLDINKVPSLNLRPDAHYFICGPSVFIQKQYHDLVDAGVNKQHIYFEEFGPQLLSLN, encoded by the coding sequence ATGAAAACCGAACAAAAAATACTCATTACCGCTACCGTTCCGGTACTGAAAGAAAATGGCGTACTGCTAACCAAATATTTTTACAACAGGATGTTTACCCACCACCCCGAACTCCGGAACATGTTTAATATGGGTAACCAGCAAAGTGGCAAACAGCAAACCGCATTAGCAATGGCGGTGCTGGCCTACGCCGAACATATAGCAGACCCGACTGTGCTGATCCCGGTGGTTGACCGCATTGGTCAAAAACATATCAGCCTGGATATACGCCCCGAGCATTATATCATTGTTGGCCGGCACCTGATAGCCTCCATACAAGAAGTATTAGGCGATGCTGCTTCGCCTGAAATTGTTGACGCCTGGACAGCGGCCTATAATCAACTGGCGGCTTTAATGTCCGGTCATGAAGCCAATTTATATGAGCAGCAAACTAACAGGACTAACGGCTGGACAGGCTGGCGACCTTTTAAAGTTGGTAAAAAAATGCTCGAATCTGCAGAAATTACTTCATTTTACCTTTACCCTGCCGATGGTGGCAAAGTAACACCGCACCAGCCCGGGCAATTTATCAGCGTACGCTTATTCTTGCCGCAGCTTAATTTGAAGCAAGCCCGTCAATACAGTGTATCAAGTGCGCCGGGGAATGAATATTACCGCATTTCTGTAAAGAAAGAAAAAGGCACCAATCTGGATACCGACGGCATGATCAGCAACAGGCTGCATGATTTTATTAATGAAAATGATATAGTTGACCTTACTGCACCGGCGGGCAACTTCACCCTTGCTCCTGATATCGATGCTCCGGTTACCCTCATTAGCGGAGGTGTGGGTATTACGCCATTATTGAGTATGTTGAACAGCCTTGTTGAAAGCGATTACAGCCATCCGATTACCTGGCTCCATGGCTGCCGCGATGAGTCTGTACATGCTTTCAGGAATCAGCTGAATGATATTGTAAAAACAAAAACCAACGTGCAGCAGCATGTTTTTTATAACCAGGCAACCGATGAAAACAAGGACGCAGGCGTTTTAGAGGGTTTTCTGGATATTAACAAGGTGCCGTCTTTAAACCTGAGGCCAGATGCGCATTATTTTATATGCGGCCCTTCGGTGTTTATCCAAAAGCAATATCACGACCTGGTGGACGCAGGTGTAAACAAGCAACACATTTATTTTGAAGAGTTTGGCCCTCAGCTGCTCTCCTTAAATTAA
- a CDS encoding DUF1349 domain-containing protein, with amino-acid sequence MKTSCHTLHQKIKLTAMICLLAVTGSFAQSQPAMNWFNKPSTWTGNATKLTFTVDPGTDYWQVTHYGFKRDNGPFYYQEMAGNFEASVKVSGNYRELFHQAGLMVRIDEKNWIKTGIEFVDGVQNISAVVTREVSDWSVVPRHNSPKSVWLKLLRKGDYVEIKYSFDGQKYDMLRLAYFPPDKKVQIGMVAAAPGKQSFPVTFENFKVEAVK; translated from the coding sequence ATGAAAACATCCTGTCACACCCTGCATCAAAAAATTAAACTCACTGCCATGATCTGTTTACTCGCTGTTACAGGCAGTTTTGCTCAAAGCCAGCCAGCCATGAATTGGTTTAATAAACCATCTACATGGACGGGCAATGCCACAAAACTAACTTTTACTGTTGACCCCGGTACCGATTACTGGCAGGTTACCCATTATGGCTTTAAGCGCGATAACGGGCCTTTCTACTACCAGGAAATGGCCGGAAACTTTGAAGCCAGTGTAAAGGTAAGCGGTAACTATCGTGAGCTTTTTCATCAGGCCGGTTTAATGGTACGTATTGACGAGAAAAACTGGATCAAGACCGGAATTGAATTTGTTGACGGCGTTCAAAACATCAGTGCTGTGGTAACCCGTGAAGTTTCTGATTGGTCGGTAGTGCCGCGCCATAATAGTCCCAAATCGGTTTGGCTCAAATTACTCCGTAAAGGCGATTATGTGGAAATTAAATATTCCTTTGACGGCCAAAAGTACGATATGCTGCGCCTGGCCTATTTTCCGCCCGATAAAAAAGTACAGATTGGTATGGTAGCTGCCGCTCCCGGCAAGCAAAGTTTCCCGGTTACTTTTGAAAACTTTAAGGTAGAAGCGGTAAAGTAA
- a CDS encoding OmpA family protein, which yields MKYRISVLALLVVAILSQSCVSSKKYKELDANYTQLQNSTRDLSVKYQTSEQALALANGRVKSLEEQLASERNNVKALQEALNKCLNSSSQGNVNISKLVDEINSSNKYIQQLVNAKSKSDSLNMVLTNNLTRSLSPSEAQGVDVKVLKGVVYISLSDNMLYKSGSYEISDQAGATLSKIAKIIKDYSNYDVLIEGNTDNVPISQKNIRNNWDLSSLRASSVVQALQNNYAVDPKRLTAGGRGEYNPIADNNTPDGKAKNRRTQIIITPKLDQFMDLIGKAPDAQSTTPPATTPQQ from the coding sequence ATGAAATATCGAATATCCGTGCTGGCTCTGCTCGTTGTAGCAATATTGAGCCAAAGCTGCGTAAGCAGTAAAAAATACAAAGAACTGGATGCCAATTACACGCAACTGCAGAATAGCACCCGCGATTTGAGTGTAAAATATCAAACCAGTGAACAAGCCCTCGCGTTGGCAAACGGCCGGGTAAAAAGTTTGGAAGAGCAATTAGCCTCTGAAAGGAATAACGTAAAAGCATTACAGGAAGCGCTTAACAAGTGTTTAAATAGCAGCAGCCAGGGCAATGTGAATATCTCTAAACTGGTTGATGAGATCAATAGTTCAAACAAGTACATACAGCAATTGGTAAACGCCAAAAGCAAAAGCGATTCGCTTAATATGGTGTTGACTAATAACCTTACCCGCTCATTAAGTCCTTCAGAAGCGCAGGGTGTTGATGTGAAAGTATTGAAAGGTGTTGTTTATATTTCGCTTTCTGATAACATGCTGTACAAATCAGGCAGCTATGAAATATCTGACCAGGCTGGCGCAACTCTGAGCAAAATTGCCAAGATCATTAAAGATTACAGCAACTATGATGTGCTGATTGAAGGTAATACCGATAACGTGCCAATCAGCCAGAAAAATATCCGCAACAACTGGGACCTGAGTTCTTTAAGAGCCTCATCAGTAGTACAGGCGCTGCAAAACAATTACGCGGTTGACCCTAAACGTTTAACCGCAGGCGGCCGTGGCGAGTATAACCCAATTGCCGATAATAATACACCTGATGGTAAAGCCAAAAACAGGCGTACCCAAATCATCATTACTCCAAAACTTGATCAGTTTATGGACCTGATTGGTAAAGCTCCGGATGCGCAGTCAACAACTCCGCCAGCAACAACGCCTCAACAATAA
- a CDS encoding DUF5996 family protein has translation MNNTWPELKYQDLKETLVTVQLWSQIIGKIRLVKTPWLNHSWHVTLYVSARGLTTGSIPYDQGIFQIDFDFIAHQLIITSSTGKQEQIDLVPRTVANFYKEIFEKLAVMGIDVEIYAKPNELEVAIPFEKDDIHFEYDKEQMNLYWQALVKIESVFTRFRARFRGKCSPVHLFWGAFDLAVTRFSGREAPIHPGGAPNMPVKVMQEAYSHEVSSCGFWSGADSFPHPVFYAYCYPTPDDFKTQKIKPEQAFYSNEMGEFILRYEDVRNAADPKEFLLEFLQSTYAAAANTAHWDRHSLECDLTDFEVQ, from the coding sequence ATGAACAATACCTGGCCCGAATTAAAATATCAAGATTTAAAAGAAACACTTGTTACCGTTCAGCTATGGTCGCAAATTATAGGAAAGATCAGGCTTGTAAAAACGCCATGGCTAAATCACTCCTGGCATGTTACACTATATGTATCGGCACGGGGGTTAACAACGGGGAGCATCCCTTATGATCAGGGCATATTTCAAATCGACTTCGATTTTATTGCCCATCAGCTAATTATCACCTCGAGCACAGGTAAGCAAGAGCAAATAGATCTTGTTCCGCGCACGGTAGCCAATTTTTACAAAGAGATTTTTGAAAAACTGGCCGTTATGGGAATTGATGTGGAAATTTACGCAAAGCCCAATGAGCTGGAGGTAGCCATTCCGTTTGAAAAGGATGACATTCATTTTGAGTATGATAAGGAGCAGATGAATTTGTACTGGCAGGCGCTGGTTAAAATTGAAAGTGTTTTTACCCGGTTCAGGGCAAGGTTTAGGGGTAAATGCAGCCCGGTTCATTTGTTTTGGGGTGCGTTTGATTTAGCTGTCACCCGTTTTTCGGGTCGCGAAGCACCTATACATCCCGGCGGCGCCCCAAATATGCCTGTGAAGGTAATGCAGGAAGCCTATTCGCATGAGGTAAGCAGCTGCGGTTTTTGGAGCGGTGCCGATAGTTTTCCGCATCCTGTTTTTTATGCTTACTGCTACCCAACCCCTGATGATTTTAAAACCCAAAAAATAAAACCCGAACAAGCGTTTTATAGCAATGAAATGGGTGAATTTATACTTAGGTACGAGGATGTAAGGAACGCTGCCGACCCCAAAGAATTTCTTTTGGAGTTTTTACAGTCTACCTACGCGGCTGCGGCAAATACCGCTCACTGGGACAGGCATTCGCTTGAGTGCGACCTTACCGATTTTGAGGTACAATAA